TGGTGACGATGGGATTGGGGCCGCTTCGATGAGTTGCACCACCGTGCCGCCGACGCGCACCCCGTTGATGGCCAGCGGGCGGTCACGCGTCGTGGGTTTGTGGGCGGTCCCATCGGTGCGGTGGGCGAGCGTCGCCCTGATTCTGTTTTTGGCCGGACTCGCGGCGCAACTGCTAGCGGCCCCTTCCTGGAGTTGGTGGGCTTTCTACCTGGCGTGCTACCTCACCGGCGGCTGGTCACCGGCCTTAGAAGGGCTGCAGGCGTTAAGGTCTCGCATCCTCGACGTCGATCTGCTCATGGTGGTCGCCGCGATCGGTGCGGCGAGTATCGGCCAGATCTTTGACGGCGCGCTGCTGATCGTCATTTTCGCCACCTCGGGAGCATTGGAAGACGCGGCAACCAAGCGCACCGAGGATTCGGTCAAGGGCTTGCTCGACCTGGCACCCGATCGCGCTGTCCGTATCGACGCCGACGGGATCGAAGAATCGGTGAACGCTGCAGACCTTTGCATCGGTGACCTCGTCAGCGTGCGCCCCGGCGAGCGCGTCGGCGCGGATGGTGTCGTTGTCGATGGCGCCTCCGATGTCGATCAATCGTCGGTGACCGGGGAACCCCTGCCGGCCGGCAAGTCCGTCGATGACGAGGTATTCGCCGGCACGCTCAATGGTGCTGGGGCACTTCGTATTCGCGTTACCAAAGACCCGTCCGAAACCGTCGTCGCCCGCATCGTTGCCCTCGTCGCCGAGGCATCGTCCACCAAAGCCAAGGCACAACTGTTCATTGAGAAGGTCGAGCAACGTTATTCCGTGGGCGTTGTCGTGGCGACCCTGGCCCTGTTCGCGGTCCCGCTGACGTTCGGCGCCGACCTACGGTCCACGTTGCTTCGAGCGATGACGTTCATGATCGTGGCGTCGCCGTGCGCGGTGGTGTTGGCCACCATGCCGCCGCTGCTTTCGGCAATCGCCAACGCCGGACGCCACGGTGTCCTGGTGAAGTCGGCGGTCGCGATGGAACACCTCGCGGACACCACTGCGGTCACCATCGACAAGACGGGCACCCTGACGACGGGAACGCCGCAACTCACCAGCGTCGCTGCGATTGACGACCGCTACTCCGATGACGACGTACTGCGGATAGCCGCCAGCGCAGAGCAGTTCAGCGAGCATCCGCTCGGGCGCGCGGTCGTCACGGCCGCCCGCGCACGCGGGCTCACCTTGTTGGAAGCCAACGATTTTCAGGCGCTTCCCGGCCGTGGCGTTCGCGCGCATGTCGCAGAGCGCGCGATCGAAGTTCTCAGCCCGCGAGCATTCCGGGGCAACCCGCTCGCCGCGACCAGCCTCGAACGGCAGGGCACCACCGCCGTTTTCGTCGTGGTCGATGCGATACCCGTGGGCATCCTCGGACTCGACGACACCGTGCGCGAGGGCACCGACGTGGTGGTTCGCGCCATCGCCGCGCTCACGTCCCACCCGCCGGCCCTGCTGACCGGCGACACTCGGCCGGCAGCGGAGCAGCTGGCCGCACAGGTCGGGATCGCAGATGTCCGTGCCGACCTGCTGCCTGAGGAGAAAGTCGCCGCCGTCCGCCAGCTGCAGAACGATGGCCACCGAGTGCTGTTTGTCGGTGACGGTATCAATGACGCGCCCGCCATGGCCGCCGCACACGCCTCGATCGCCATGGGCCGCAACGGAGCCGACCTGACGCTGGAAACCGCCGACGCCGTCACCGTCCGAGACGAACTCGCCACGATCCCGGCGATTGTTGCGCTTTCACGGCGCGCACGCCGCGTCGTCGTCGTCAACTTGGCCATCGCGGCGAGTTTCATCACCGGGCTCGTCGCATGGGACTTGCTGGGCCACCTGCCACTACCCCTCGGCGTCGCGGGCCACGAAGGCTCCACGGTCATCGTCGCGCTCAACGGTTTGCGACTCCTGAACGGGCGCGCCTGGCGCTCAGCGATATCGTCTCGGTGACACCAATCGATCGGTAGGAAGGGTCACGATGACGAACGCCGTCGGCAGGGTGGCAGGCAAGGTCGCGTTCATTACGGGCGCGGCGCGCGGCCAAGGACGAGAACACGCCGTCCGTCTCGCCGAGGAAGGCGCGGACATCATTGCCGTCGATATGTGTGCCGACGTCGAAGGCGTCAACTATCCGGGCGCGACGGAGGCCGATCTCGAGGAAACCGGGGCGCTGGTCGAGAAGTTAGACCGGCGCATCGTCACCGCCAAGGCCGATGTCAGAGACCTCGCGAGCCTTCGCGATGCGCTGCAGCAGGGAATCAACGAGTTGGGCCGGCCTGACGTGGTGGTGGCCAATGCCGGCATTAGCGGCAGTCCCGCGCCCGCCGCGCTGATTGAAGAAGCCGCCTGGCAGACAATGCTCGACATCAATCTCACCGGCGTCTGGCACACCGTCAAGGTGGCGGTGCCGCATATGTCCGACGGGCGGGGCGGATCCATCATCTTGGTGAGCTCCATGTTGGGACTCCGTGGCGGCGGATACATGGCGCATTACGCCTCCGCAAAGCATGGCGTTGTCGGCCTGATGAACTCGCTCGCGAATGAACTTGCACCGCAGTCGATTAGAGTCAACTCGATCCATCCCGGCAACGTGCTGACGCCGATGATCGACAACGAGCAGTTCCACCGCACGCTGCGGCCGGACCTGCCCGAGCCCACCATGGACGACACGGCCGCGGTGATCGGTCACTTCCATATGCTGCCGGTGCCGGTAATCGAGGCCCGCGCGGTGAGCAACGCCGTGCTGTTTCTCGCCTCCGACGAGGCGCAGTACATCACCGGAGCGGCACTGCCGGTCGACGCGGGAGCCGTCGCGAAGTTCTAGGGCGTCCGTGGCCCGGGGGCCGTTCACCCTCACACGAGTAACACGCGCCGACCATTAGACGGTTCGCAGATGCGCTATCGCATCCGATATCGCTTTCAACAGTCGCCGCATAGTCGGTCAGCAACGCCGGCCTCCTACATAAGCTACTATCTACGTATGCATGCAGATAACGCTGCAGCGCCGCTCGCCGAGGATCAGGTCAGCCTGATCGTCGAGATCTTTCGAATGTTGGCCGACCACACGCGCATTCGAGTGTTGTGGGCACTGACCGAGGGCGAGTCGTCGGTCAACGACCTCGCCGAAAAGGTGGACAAGCCCGCACCGTCGGTGTCCCAGCACCTGGCGAAGCTGCGCATGGCTCGGCTGGTACGCACCCGCCGGTCCGGCACCACGATCTTCTACAGCCTGGAAAACGAACACGTCGGCCAGTTGGTCGTCGATGCGGTATTCCACGCCGAGCACGCCGGCCCCGGTGTGCCGTCCCACCACCGCGGCGACCCGGACGTGCGGGGCATCACGACCGACCGTCAGCCGCGAAAGGCCAGAGCGCGATGAACGATCACGATCACGATCACCCGAAGGGGTTGTGGGGCGCGATCCAAGAGATCTTTGCGCCGCACTCCCACGACGCCGCCCACAGCGTTGACAGCGCGCTGGAGTCCAGCGCCGACGGCATTCGCGCGGTCAAGGTCAGCCTGCTGGTCCTGGGCGCGACCGCGATCGCGCAGATCGTCGTCGTGCTTCTTTCCGGCTCCATCGCGCTGGTTGCCGACACCATCCACAACTTCTCCGACGCTCTCACCGCTGTGCCGCTGTGGATCGCATTTGCGTTGAGCAGCAAGGTCGCAACGCGCCGCTACACCTACGGCTTCGGCCGGGTGGAAGACCTCGCGGGGCTGTTCGTGGTCGCTATGATCGCGCTGTCGGCGATCATCGCCGCCTATGAGGCCATTGACCGGCTGATCAATCCACGGCCCATCGACCACGTGTGCTGGGTCGCGGTGGCGGGCCTTGTCGGCTTCCTCGGAAACGAATGGGTGGCCATCTACCGCATCCGGGTAGGACGCCGCATCGGCTCGGCCGCGCTCGCCGCCGACGGCCTGCACGCCCGCACCGACGGCTTTACCTCCCTGGCGGTGCTGATCGGCGCCGGCGGTGTGGCTCTGGGCTTTCCGCTTGCCGACCCGATCATCGGCTTGGTGATCACGGTCGCCATTCTGGCCGTGCTTCACACGGCGGTGCGCGACGTGTTCCGCCGTTTGATGGACGGCGTAGACCCGACGTTGATCGACACCGCCGAAGCCGTGCTCGCCGCCCGACCGGGTGTCCGCGCGGTCCGCAGTGTGCGGATGCGCTGGATTGGGCACCGGTTGCACGCCGATGCCGAGCTCGACATCGACCCCGCGCTGAGTCTGGCTGCGGCACATGAGATTGCGCACGACTCCGAACACGACCTGATTCACGCGGTGCCCAAGCTGACTACCGCGATGATTCACGCTTATCCCGCCGGCGGCACCAACGCGGCCCAGAAACATCGCGAGCACGCCGAGTCACACCGTCATCAGCATTAACCAGTGCAACGTCGAATAGCGTTGAAGCGCAAGTAGTCGGGGGCCGTATTGTGCGCCGTGTATGGCGCATCCCGGTGAGTCTGGCCGTGGCGCGGCAGCCGGTGCACGATGACTTGTTACCGATCCAAACTTTATGCGTCGTTGGGTCGTTGGTCTGGCCGAGCACTGCGATGAGCTGTCATCCATGACACGGCAGGGGCATTTTGAGGACCTGCTGCTTCGACGTTGTGCCCGATCGTTGCCGGCATTCGTGCCCTGCTGATCAGACGCCCAGCACGGATTGAGACCACAGATATTCGTCGAGACCTTCAGGCCCGCCTTCGCGACCGATGCCGCTGCCCTTTACCCCACCGAATGGTGTACATGGCTGGCAGCCAAACGAATTGATCGCCATGGTGCCGGTATCGATGCGGGCGGACAGCGCCAGCGCACGGTCGACGTCCTGGGTCCATAGCGAGCCTGCGAGCCCATAGTCGGTGTCGTTGGCGATGGCAATCGCTTCGTCCACGTCGGCATACGCCATGATCGTGACCACGGGGCCGAAGATTTCCTCACGGGCGATGGCCATGCTGGAATCGACATCGACAAACACGGTGGGCTCGACATACCAGCCGGTGGGCTGTGACGCCGGCCGCCCGCCACCCACGATCACCCGGGCTCCGTCGGCCCAACCGGAGGCGATGTAGGACTCGACCCTGGCCCGCTGACGCTCTGCGACAAGTGGTCCGATGAAGGTCTCCGGGTCAAGGGGATCACCGACTTTGAACGACCCGACCATCGCCGCGATCGCCTCGGTGAACTCCGCCTGCCGGCTGAGCGGAAGCAGAATCCGACTGTCGGCGGCGCACACCTGTCCACTGTTGAGGAACGAGTTGAATGCCAAACCGGTGAGCGTGGCTTGCAGGTCGGCGTCGTCCAGGATGATCGCGGCGGACTTCCCGCCCAGCTCGAGGGTCACCGGTCGGAGCAGATCGCCGCACAGCGCGCCGATGCGCCGACCGGCGGCACCAGAACCCGTGAAGGCGACCTTGTCGACGCCGGGATGAGTCACCAGATATTCCCCGACGACCCGGTCGCCGGGGACGATATTGAGTACGCCGTCGGGCAGTCCGGCAGCCAGCGCCGCCTCGGCAAGGACGTAAGCATCCAGCGGGGCTTCCGGG
The DNA window shown above is from Mycobacterium sp. Aquia_216 and carries:
- a CDS encoding heavy metal translocating P-type ATPase, which encodes MASGRSRVVGLWAVPSVRWASVALILFLAGLAAQLLAAPSWSWWAFYLACYLTGGWSPALEGLQALRSRILDVDLLMVVAAIGAASIGQIFDGALLIVIFATSGALEDAATKRTEDSVKGLLDLAPDRAVRIDADGIEESVNAADLCIGDLVSVRPGERVGADGVVVDGASDVDQSSVTGEPLPAGKSVDDEVFAGTLNGAGALRIRVTKDPSETVVARIVALVAEASSTKAKAQLFIEKVEQRYSVGVVVATLALFAVPLTFGADLRSTLLRAMTFMIVASPCAVVLATMPPLLSAIANAGRHGVLVKSAVAMEHLADTTAVTIDKTGTLTTGTPQLTSVAAIDDRYSDDDVLRIAASAEQFSEHPLGRAVVTAARARGLTLLEANDFQALPGRGVRAHVAERAIEVLSPRAFRGNPLAATSLERQGTTAVFVVVDAIPVGILGLDDTVREGTDVVVRAIAALTSHPPALLTGDTRPAAEQLAAQVGIADVRADLLPEEKVAAVRQLQNDGHRVLFVGDGINDAPAMAAAHASIAMGRNGADLTLETADAVTVRDELATIPAIVALSRRARRVVVVNLAIAASFITGLVAWDLLGHLPLPLGVAGHEGSTVIVALNGLRLLNGRAWRSAISSR
- a CDS encoding mycofactocin-coupled SDR family oxidoreductase → MTNAVGRVAGKVAFITGAARGQGREHAVRLAEEGADIIAVDMCADVEGVNYPGATEADLEETGALVEKLDRRIVTAKADVRDLASLRDALQQGINELGRPDVVVANAGISGSPAPAALIEEAAWQTMLDINLTGVWHTVKVAVPHMSDGRGGSIILVSSMLGLRGGGYMAHYASAKHGVVGLMNSLANELAPQSIRVNSIHPGNVLTPMIDNEQFHRTLRPDLPEPTMDDTAAVIGHFHMLPVPVIEARAVSNAVLFLASDEAQYITGAALPVDAGAVAKF
- a CDS encoding ArsR/SmtB family transcription factor, whose product is MHADNAAAPLAEDQVSLIVEIFRMLADHTRIRVLWALTEGESSVNDLAEKVDKPAPSVSQHLAKLRMARLVRTRRSGTTIFYSLENEHVGQLVVDAVFHAEHAGPGVPSHHRGDPDVRGITTDRQPRKARAR
- a CDS encoding cation diffusion facilitator family transporter → MNDHDHDHPKGLWGAIQEIFAPHSHDAAHSVDSALESSADGIRAVKVSLLVLGATAIAQIVVVLLSGSIALVADTIHNFSDALTAVPLWIAFALSSKVATRRYTYGFGRVEDLAGLFVVAMIALSAIIAAYEAIDRLINPRPIDHVCWVAVAGLVGFLGNEWVAIYRIRVGRRIGSAALAADGLHARTDGFTSLAVLIGAGGVALGFPLADPIIGLVITVAILAVLHTAVRDVFRRLMDGVDPTLIDTAEAVLAARPGVRAVRSVRMRWIGHRLHADAELDIDPALSLAAAHEIAHDSEHDLIHAVPKLTTAMIHAYPAGGTNAAQKHREHAESHRHQH
- a CDS encoding aldehyde dehydrogenase; this translates as MIEHSQFLIGGRMVAPQTAEVIDVISPHTEQVVGRVPAGAPADIDAAVAAARAAMVGEWGNSTPAERTEAIRRLLDESRKRAEELGMAQVVEMGCPISQVQPVMVEPAMAQLEYYADLLADTVFEERRSGVGGSSLVRKRPVGVVGAIVPWNGPPMLTMMKLAPALAAGCAVVLKPAPEAPLDAYVLAEAALAAGLPDGVLNIVPGDRVVGEYLVTHPGVDKVAFTGSGAAGRRIGALCGDLLRPVTLELGGKSAAIILDDADLQATLTGLAFNSFLNSGQVCAADSRILLPLSRQAEFTEAIAAMVGSFKVGDPLDPETFIGPLVAERQRARVESYIASGWADGARVIVGGGRPASQPTGWYVEPTVFVDVDSSMAIAREEIFGPVVTIMAYADVDEAIAIANDTDYGLAGSLWTQDVDRALALSARIDTGTMAINSFGCQPCTPFGGVKGSGIGREGGPEGLDEYLWSQSVLGV